Proteins from a genomic interval of Bombyx mori chromosome 8, ASM3026992v2:
- the LOC101738658 gene encoding cationic amino acid transporter 3, with protein MGCGKIFATLRRCKKIDYDDDTTQLSRCLGLFDLTSLGVGSTLGLGVYVLAGAVAKTVAGPAVAISFLVAAISSVFAGLCYAEFASRVPKAGSGYNYSYVSVGEFIAFTIGWNLILEYAIGTASVAKGMAVYIDTLFNNTMAKTLTAATPINVSFLADYPDFFAFGLVFLVTILLGIGVNESAKMNNVFTALNVLTVIVVVVAGAVKSNPANWNIKLADIPPEYVSQAGEGGFMPWGVAGVMAGAAKCFFGFVGFDCVATTGEEAKNPKRDIPLSIVLSLIIIFLSYFSIATVLTMMLPYYMQDAEAPFPYVFEQVNLPVIKWVVTVGAIFALCTSLLGTMFPLPRVLYAMACDGVLFRPLAAIHPKTKTPLLATAISGFLSAIMAAMFNLKQLIDMVSIGTLLAYTIVATSVLILRYEEEDVSVGTEKISARGRGVLAVLGQGCNLLGLKNPTQLSSTIAKITIAVLFVVALATCVVLSVDGGAVAGAILGAILVVLLVVLYRQPTNDVSHLSFKVPLVPLVPYLSVCMNVYLMVQLDYQTWVRFFIWLIIGYLIYFLYGIRNSSLNSSQPAGKVDDKDKSQVVTKF; from the exons ATGGGCTGCGGTAAGATCTTCGCGACGCTACGTCGGTGCAAAAAAATTGATTATGACGACGACACCACCCAGTTGTCCAGATGTCTTGGACTATTCGACCTCACCTCTCTAGGAGTCGGGAGTACCCTCGGTCTAGGAGTGTACGTGCTGGCCGGCGCTGTCGCCAAGACTGTTGCTGGACCGGCGGTTGCCATCAGCTTTTTGGTGGCAGCCATTTCTTCTGTATTTGCTG GGTTATGTTACGCAGAATTCGCTTCAAGAGTCCCAAAAGCCGGTTCAGGCTATAACTACAGTTACGTGAGCGTCGGGGAGTTCATCGCGTTCACGATTGGTTGGAACTTGATCTTGGAGTACGCTATAGGAACAGCCAGCGTCGCCAAAGGCATGGCGGTCTACATTGACACCCTCTTCAATAACACCATGGCGAAAACCTTGACCGCGGCTACTCCGATCAATGTGTCCTTCTTGGCTGACTACCCTGATTTCTTTGCATTTGGTCTAGTTTTTTTGGTAACTA TTCTGCTCGGTATTGGAGTTAACGAATCTGCGAAAATGAATAACGTATTCACGGCCCTCAATGTATTAACTGTCATAGTTGTTGTCGTCGCGGGCGCTGTCAAAA GTAACCCAGCTAACTGGAACATCAAACTAGCCGATATTCCACCCGAGTACGTGAGTCAAGCCGGGGAAGGAGGCTTTATGCCGTGGGGTGTGGCGGGCGTCATGGCGGGAGCGGCTAAATGCTTCTTCGGCTTCGTCGGCTTCGACTGCGTGGCCACCACGGGGGAAGAGGCCAAGAACCCGAAAAGAGACATACCTCTGTCAATAGTTCTGTCTCTGATCATAATCTTCTTGTCATATTTCTCCATCGCGACAGTGCTCACCATGATGCTGCCTTATTATATGCAG GACGCGGAGGCCCCATTCCCCTACGTATTCGAACAGGTTAACTTACCGGTGATCAAGTGGGTGGTGACAGTGGGTGCTATATTCGCTTTGTGCACGAGTCTGCTCGGCACCATGTTCCCACTCCCGCGGGTGCTGTACGCTATGGCGTGTGACGGGGTGCTGTTCCGACCACTAGCCGCCATTCACCCGAAGACCAAGACCCCATTGTTGGCCACTGCGATTAGTGGATTTCTTTCGG CAATAATGGCAGCCATGTTCAATCTGAAACAACTGATAGACATGGTGTCTATTGGGACTTTGCTAGCGTACACCATCGTGGCAACAAGCGTTCTCATACTTAG ATACGAGGAGGAGGATGTATCTGTTGGCACGGAAAAAATATCGGCACGCGGGAGGGGAGTGCTAGCAGTATTAGGTCAGGGTTGCAACCTGCTCGGACTCAAGAACCCCACGCAACTCTCCTCCACCATCGCCAAGATTACCATCGCTGTCCTCT TCGTGGTGGCGCTGGCGACGTGCGTAGTATTGAGTGTGGACGGCGGAGCGGTGGCGGGAGCAATACTGGGGGCGATCCTggtggtattactggtggtgtTATACCGACAACCCACTAATGACGTATCCCATCTCTCATTCAAG GTGCCGCTAGTCCCACTTGTCCCATACCTGAGCGTCTGCATGAACGTGTATCTGATGGTCCAGTTGGACTACCAGACGTGGGTTCGGTTTTTCATATGGCTTATAATCG GTTACCTAATTTA